The window GGGAGTGGGGATACTCGTCCCCTTCTTCACCGACAGGCGAACGCGGATCTTCATCGCCGTCTCGATGGCGGTTCCGCACACCTCGCCGTCACCCTGGGCGGCGTGCGTGTCCCCGACCGAGAAGAGCGCGCCGGGCACCTCCACGGGCAGGTAGAGCTTGCTCCCGATGGTCAGGTCGCGGATGTCGAGGTTGCCGCCCACATGCCGCGGCGGCACCACCGAGTGAAGGCCCTTCTGCGCCGGAGCAACGCCGATCGTCCCGGGGAACGGTCGGAACGGCAGTTCGATCTCATCGGTGAACCGGACCGAGCGGCCGTCGTATCTCGAGATGTGGAGGAATGGATCGGGGAACTCGTCGGCCAGCAGGCCGAAACCGGGGATGAGCGCGGTCCAGCCCCAGCTGTTCTCCTCGAAGCCGAGGATCTCTACCTCGAGCGCATCACCCGGCTGGGCCCCATCGACGTAGACAGGCCCCGTGACCGGATTCACCCGCTCGAAGTCGAGCCTGGCTACGTCTTCGGTCGTGGAGTCGGCCGTCAGCTGGCCCCCGGAAGCATCGACCGTTCCCACTTCCAGCTCCGCCCCGGCCTCGACCCGGATGACCGGTTCGATCGAATTGTCCCAGCCGAAGTGGTGATGCCGGTCGTGGATGGTCTTGAAGCTAGTCAACCCGATAGACCTCCTGGTAGTTCACGGGGATGTGGATGGGGTCGGCGAACACGGAGTCGGCTCCGCCTACGCCGTCGGAGTGCATGGTGAAACGGGTCTCGTTGAAGATCGGGATCCAGGGCGCGTCCTCTTCCATGATGTCGACGAACATCTGACTGTAGAGGTCGATACGCTCCTGCTCCTGACCCGGTTGCGCCATGGTGTCGTACTCGGACGCCCGGGCGTCGATCTCCTCGTTACAGTACTTCGCCCAGTTCCAGCCGCCCGGGACAGCGCCTGCACAGGAGAGGATCGGCCAGAAGAAGTTGTTCGGGTCCGGATAGTCGGCGATCCAGGCCATGCCGCCCGACCAGAGCAGCGGAGCCTGGCCGGCGCCACCCGCCTCGATCACGGTGCTCTGAGCCTGAGCCCGCAACTCGACATCGACGCCGATGACCGACAGGTCCTGCTGGATGGCCTGCGCGATACGGTCGTTGGGTGCGACGTTGAAGGCGTAGAGGACGGTGCTGAAGCCATCGGGATAGCCAGCGTCGGCCAACATCTGGCGCGCCGCCTCGGGGTCGTAGGGGTAGCCCTCGTACTCCTCGGCGTAACCGGGCATGAGCGGCGGCAGGATCTGGTTGGCGGGTTCAGCGCGATTGTTGATGATGCGTACGATCCGCTCCTTGTTGATGGCCATGTTCAGGGCCTTGCGAACCTGCGGGTCGTCGAGCGGAGGGGTCTGGGTGTTGAGAGTGACGTAGGTGGTGTTCAGCTGTTCTCCGCGCACGACCTGGTCGCTCAGGTCGGGATCGTTCATCACCTCGGTGAAACGGGCCGAGGGGATGCCGTCGCCGAGGACATCGACCTGCCCGCGCTGCAGCTGCAGGAAGGCCACGTTCGGATCGAGGCCTACCTGGAAGGTGATGCGATCGAGGTAGGGACGGTTCTCCACGAAGTAGTCGGGGTTGCGCTCGAGGACCACCCGCTGGCCCAACACCCACTCGTCGAGCATGAATGCGCCGGTGCCCACCGGGTTGTGCCCGAAGTCGCCGGCAGCGGCCTCGACGGCCTCCTGCGGAACCACGTGGGCGAAGTTGAGCGCCAGCTTGTGGAGGAAGGCAGCGTCCGGTTGGGTCAACTCGAAGACGACGGTGGAGTCGTCGGGCACCTGTATGCCGGTTACCTCCTCGGCCTCCCCGTCGATGAACTCCTGAGCTCCCGCGATCCCGAGGTAGAAACCCTGCCCGGGGCTCTGGGTATCGGGATCCAGTACTCGCTCGAGCGAGTACTTGACGTCGTCTGCGACCAGTTCACGGCCGTTGTGGAACACCACTCCGTCGCGCAGATGGAAGGTGTAAACGGTGCCGTCCGGGGACACCTCGAAGCTCTCGGCCAGGTGGGGGACGAGTTCGGTCGTCCCGGCCCGGTAATCCATCAGGCCATCGAAGATCGACTTGATTATCGACCAGTTCTGCCAGTCATAGCCGATAGCGGGATCGAGGGTCGAGAGGTCGTTCTGGAACGAGACGACCATCGCCCCTCCCTGTTCCTGAGCCTGCGAGGCTCCCAAGAAGAGGGCCACGGTGAGGCTCAGCAGGAAAATCCGGATACCTTTCATGTCACGTCCTTTCGCGGCTGAAGACCGGTCGGTCAGCCGTACTGGATCCTTGGGTCGAGGAACGGATAGATGAGATCCGCCACGAGATTGCCTATGACTACGAACAGCGCTGTTACAAGTACACCTCCCATGATCACCGGAATGTCGACGAGCTGGATAGCCTGCCAGACCATCTGGCCGATGCCGGGCCAGCCGAAGACCGATTCGACGACGACGATGCCTCCCATGAAGACACCTATATCGAGCCCGACGAGGGCGATAACGGGCAACACGGAGTTCTTCAGGACGTGCTTGAACAGGATCTTGCGGGGCAGCACCCCCTTCGCCCGAGCGGTCCGCACATAATCCTGCCGAAGCACATCGACCATCGATGAGCGTGCAACACGAGCGTACCACCCGCCCCCCGCCAGGCCGACCGTTATCGCAGGCAGGACCACGTGAGCCACCGATCCGTAGCCGCCCAGCGGGAAGAGCGGGATGATGTAACTGAAGGCGTACAGGAGCAGCAGTCCCACGACGAACTGAGGGGCCGATACACCCAGGAAGGCGAACGCCATCACCAGCTGATCGGCTGGCTTGCCCCGCCGGGTTGCGGCGACTATGCCACTGGGGATGCCGATGAGCAGTTCGAAGAGGATGCCTGCGAGCGCCAGCTGAACGGTGGGCCCGATCCGGGATGCGATCAGTTGCGAAACGTCTACCCGCTGCACGTAGGAGCGGCCCAAGTCGCCACGCACCGCACCCCAGAGGTAGTCGACGTATTGCACCGGCAGCGGCCGGTCGAGGCCGAGTTCGTGGCGGATGCTTTCGACCGTCGCCGGAGTAGCGCTCCTGCCGGCGATCATCCGGGCGGGATCGGCCGGGAGCAGGAACACCAGCAGGAAGGTGATGACACTGACCCCCAGCAGCACGGCGACTGCCTGGAATATGCGGCGGATCAGGTAGCCGAGAAGCAACGGCTCACCTCCGCTCCGAGAGGTCGAGTGCGTCGCGGAGCGCTTCGCCCAGGAGGTTGAAGGAGAGCGAGGTGAGCAGGATGGCGAGGCCGGGGACGTAGACCAGCCAGGGGGCGGTGAGGAAGTATGACTGGCTCTCGTTGATGATCCCGCCCCACGACGGTGTGGGCGGCTGCACTCCCACCCCCAGGAAGGAGAGGGCGGCCTCCAGCAGCACTGTCGTCGAGATCCCCAGGGTGCCGAAGACCAGGAGCGTGGACACCAGGTGCGGCAGGATGTGACGGGCGAGGACCCGCGGCGCTGGAGCCCCGATGGCGTTCGCCGACTCGACGAAGTCCCGCTGCGCTATCGACAATACCTGGGCGTAGACGGCGCGCGCGATCCATACCCAGTTCACGAGCGCGATCACCAGGGCGACGATCCAGAGGCTGGGTCGCAGGATGGCCGCCAGGGCGATGGCGAGTACGAGCGCCGGGAACGCGGTCATCACGTCGGTGAAGCGCATCAGGATCACCTCGGTCGCGCCGCGGAAGTAGCCCGCGGCTATTCCCACCACCGCGCCCAGGATGATCGCCACCCCGTTCGCGGCCACGCCGACTATCAGGGAAACGCGGGCCCCGAAGATGACCCGTGACAGCAGGTCCCGGCCCAGCAGGTCCGTCCCCAGGG of the Trueperaceae bacterium genome contains:
- a CDS encoding acetamidase/formamidase family protein, which produces MTSFKTIHDRHHHFGWDNSIEPVIRVEAGAELEVGTVDASGGQLTADSTTEDVARLDFERVNPVTGPVYVDGAQPGDALEVEILGFEENSWGWTALIPGFGLLADEFPDPFLHISRYDGRSVRFTDEIELPFRPFPGTIGVAPAQKGLHSVVPPRHVGGNLDIRDLTIGSKLYLPVEVPGALFSVGDTHAAQGDGEVCGTAIETAMKIRVRLSVKKGTSIPTPQYDVAPGAHDREGAKGFFVTTGVAPDLMAAARDAVRSMIEHMGREYALELQLAYALCSVAVNLKISEVVDAPNWVVSACLPKGIFR
- a CDS encoding ABC transporter substrate-binding protein, which translates into the protein MKGIRIFLLSLTVALFLGASQAQEQGGAMVVSFQNDLSTLDPAIGYDWQNWSIIKSIFDGLMDYRAGTTELVPHLAESFEVSPDGTVYTFHLRDGVVFHNGRELVADDVKYSLERVLDPDTQSPGQGFYLGIAGAQEFIDGEAEEVTGIQVPDDSTVVFELTQPDAAFLHKLALNFAHVVPQEAVEAAAGDFGHNPVGTGAFMLDEWVLGQRVVLERNPDYFVENRPYLDRITFQVGLDPNVAFLQLQRGQVDVLGDGIPSARFTEVMNDPDLSDQVVRGEQLNTTYVTLNTQTPPLDDPQVRKALNMAINKERIVRIINNRAEPANQILPPLMPGYAEEYEGYPYDPEAARQMLADAGYPDGFSTVLYAFNVAPNDRIAQAIQQDLSVIGVDVELRAQAQSTVIEAGGAGQAPLLWSGGMAWIADYPDPNNFFWPILSCAGAVPGGWNWAKYCNEEIDARASEYDTMAQPGQEQERIDLYSQMFVDIMEEDAPWIPIFNETRFTMHSDGVGGADSVFADPIHIPVNYQEVYRVD
- a CDS encoding ABC transporter permease, with product MLLGYLIRRIFQAVAVLLGVSVITFLLVFLLPADPARMIAGRSATPATVESIRHELGLDRPLPVQYVDYLWGAVRGDLGRSYVQRVDVSQLIASRIGPTVQLALAGILFELLIGIPSGIVAATRRGKPADQLVMAFAFLGVSAPQFVVGLLLLYAFSYIIPLFPLGGYGSVAHVVLPAITVGLAGGGWYARVARSSMVDVLRQDYVRTARAKGVLPRKILFKHVLKNSVLPVIALVGLDIGVFMGGIVVVESVFGWPGIGQMVWQAIQLVDIPVIMGGVLVTALFVVIGNLVADLIYPFLDPRIQYG
- a CDS encoding ABC transporter permease gives rise to the protein MQMTAAKQREVPSWLKRFRRNAGGMFGLVGVTVLVLVSVFAPLLAPYDPARQFFEGLTLEGNPLPPGGRFPLGTDLLGRDLLSRVIFGARVSLIVGVAANGVAIILGAVVGIAAGYFRGATEVILMRFTDVMTAFPALVLAIALAAILRPSLWIVALVIALVNWVWIARAVYAQVLSIAQRDFVESANAIGAPAPRVLARHILPHLVSTLLVFGTLGISTTVLLEAALSFLGVGVQPPTPSWGGIINESQSYFLTAPWLVYVPGLAILLTSLSFNLLGEALRDALDLSERR